Genomic segment of Danaus plexippus chromosome 5, MEX_DaPlex, whole genome shotgun sequence:
ccaaTATTAGTTGCATGTTTTTCAGGAGTTAGgtatgtgtataaaaatacaatttcgtattataattataacataatgttTCTCTTTGACAatcttgataaatttaataccgATTTTTTTTCCCAAGTTAATTGAGCGACGTGTTTTGGACGTTACCGATTGTTTGTCCCAAAATCACCTATCGTTTCGAAATATGCATACGTACTTTTtgactaaatattatattttttataaattttcctactagttttattaattttctaattcgttattttactttatagtgtattttaattttcgaaaATTTTCCGATGTAAAAACTTATGATTTACAacagtaaacatttttttttgtggaaatattttttggttcaattcttgattttttttatgataaagggggcaaccgagcagacggcctacctgatggaggtagtaccgtcgcccatggagatccgcaaaataattttgaacatGCGTTGCCACCCTTATTTCAGGAAGAGAGAGAGGAAAGGttgggaaaaaggaaagggcaaccggctctctcgctcatcggacgaaacgcagccattaaagactgcttcacgccgatcttctgtgagagggtagTACTTCCTCGgttgagccagcccatgttcgagctgcagcaatttgaccacagctggGCTCTACcacttcataaaatttaactttatacattattagaTCTTTAACAATTGATATTACCTCAAATTGGTCTTTGAGAATTTCTTCGCCACCGTATGATACGTAGCAAGTATTCTTTGAGGGTATAACTTTAGCTGGAAGTAAGTCGCCTTCGTGATTTGCTCTTCCAGCATATATTTCATCACCATCAGCGTCTGTGCCCACTCTGAGAGCACCCATTGGAATGCTTCTTTGGCTCAAGCAAGCCGGAACCCAACGGTAAGtacctaaaatattaatgaaaaatactcattttaaaagaattttctgattgaaatattatacattatgtgataaatatgaccagtttttttttgtacagatttttttctttcatttattataaatgtcaatatTATCGGACGTTTCGTTATCAGTCTAAAGGCGAGGTTTTATCTTTAGATAgcgaaatgtataaaaaaaattcttataccAAATATAAGGAACACAGAAAGCAATGGCCAACACTCTTTATGGTTAAATCATATTGAAAATCGCGAAAAAATGTGTAAGTATCTTCtgtgtgcaaaaaaaaataatcttagaaataaaatattcaaatgtgGGGATGGGAGAGAAGGGGAACCATAGAGAGGATTGGCCCAACTGCGGCAGACGTTTCTTGTAAATCATAAAGAAATGACACCTCCCTGTTTGATTGAATTACGTAAGGTGAATGAAAAGTATGTTAGaggtatttttaacaattaacttTTCTTTTATCCTTGTCGTATCGTCGTATGAGTTATttgataatactttaaaaaaaaatgttaaggaTAAGATAAGCTTGTTCCATTTACGTTTATCTAATTCCACGAAATCACttcaatatcaattaattaatttatcatcgAAAATGCTGATGAAATATTCGTTActatgtaaacaaaattttacaggTAAGGTGCCACTTCTTTAGTTTCGGATTCATTACAATCATGCAATCTTCTGTGGCTGTGATGTTAACACTAAGGTTGCAAGTATTTTTATCCGGGATATAACTTACTCCAGGGTAACTCGACAGTTTCACCGGGCATTTCCGGGACAACTTCCACTGGGTCGTCGACAACGTGTACTGAATCGGGAGGAGGAGCGGGATATTGGGGGTAAAAGTACGCGGGATGGACCGGGTAAAAAACAACGCCGGGACCGTATGGATACATGTGGGGAGCATTTGGATTGGCCCCGGATCCAGGTGGACCCTGAGGGTAGCCGTGAGGGGGCGGCATCCCCCACCCGTGATATCTATCTGTTAAtggaaattattattcaataacgatggctttgaaaatattctgatgtatatataaaatatgaaagaagATATACACTTATATGATTTTGGTGTCTATCAAAGTTTTCTCAACATTATCTCAGCTGTGAACATATAACGAGACAATtgcatatttaatttgattgtatAGTAtagaagtttttgtttttgacatattactttattaaaactttaccaACAACGTCCCATCGGCACTAATTGCAAACTGgaaatctaatatataaaattctcgtgtCGCGGTGTTTGTCGTTAAACTCCTCCGAAACGGCTTTCCCCATTctcatgaaattttgtgagcatATTGGGTAGGTCTGAGAATCGACAaacatctatttttcataccccTTAATGATAAGGGTTGTTCACtcttaaactgttttttttttaatttttgaacgaaatttgttgtttttatttttttataatgtggcataaaaaatacatacaacccaaaatttttgcttttttatcaccaacccctattgttttatgtatatgtaaacacAATACGAGTGTACGTTTGTTTCggctaatatctaaaatggctGAACCGAGTTTAACGGGACttattggcaggtagctgatgaaataaaaagtaacttaggaTACTTTTTTCAACTTCCCGAATGACCATCCCGAAATTATAACGCGCGAGTTGGAGGCAGGGCGCATACGGatctttaaagttttgtcatagtttctcattatttttcttacgcagacggagtcgcgggtaacagctagtaataatttaaaattataccgtAATTCTACTTATATTCTTTtcaaggtttttttatttcgaatacTCTTTGTCAATTTGAAATGTATGCCTTAactattttgcatatcataaAGGACGATGGGAGCACGTGATAATGACGATCTTTGACTTTAGACGTCTCTCATGAGAACTGGAATTTGTTTTCAGCATACTTAATTGTCGTAAATATGAAgagtttttttgtaactttaatattataaattcggTTAAACGCGAGAGGTCCAACGCCAAGGATCATAGTGGTCTTAATGTCACATCCGTACCGCTTCATCGTAGAAATGAATTTTATCCCAGACATGAAACGCGAAAACCATTGTACACAACGAGGATTAtctgtgtttatattttacactcTATTGACTCATGAATTCTATGGAAATGCAAaagtaaattaacattataatgcTTTAGACTTTAAGAAGAATAGTACTTTGCctctataactttatttatatttaaatatgttacgatgttttgaatttagtaaatatataatggaaCAAACTTTGTGGGTGATAAGACaaggaaaaattttacttttctttaatataaaatactaatattagtGTTAATATGAAAGatgtatatgtttttagtatattttccTAGGCGTGGATCCAAAATTTGTGGAATCATGGTCATATCCATCGATATTTCAAGCCTTATcttataatcaattataacCTTTATCATATGACAAAAGTCCacgtcttttatattattatcacagTACAGATGATCAATTTggattatatatgaaaattctaGAAAGATattctgaaatttaaaaaaaaatttaagccgtttttttataactcgTACAATGTGTCGTAATCAAATGAatcatgtaaaatataaagaatgagGCCATTGCtttgaaagaaaaagaaattgagattaatgtaatgtaatctTATCAGTATTGTGATATTATCAACTCACCTGCCATGGTGCGCGTCTGTTGAACAACTGCGACGCTATCTGTGCTGCCTTCCTTAAGTACTACGCTCTCATTAccgataaaattatattggttGCATTAGACTgtgttctttatattattttgacgaATTCCTATGTGTCCaaagttttgataaaaacagaaataatattcaacGTGTGACTAATAAAAAAGTCTAAGaaactttattcattaattacataaataaaatggcgtgtccttttaaattatctgATAAAGTTCACGTAAGTGACTGAAAATTTCGTCTTACAAGTAAGATATGAAAGTAGCACACGTTTaggtatattttgaataacaaGTGTTTGGTTTttcgttgtttttttatgaatagaattaagaaattttcattttgacaCCCTTCCGAAGAATTACGAGCAACTCATAAAGTGTTTAGTGTTACAACTGAAATTATTggatcttattaaattaacatatacgATATTTGACATaggaaagaaaatttttatttggaacaTTCTTGCTTTTACGCTACATTGCATAATTTTTATGGTAGTATGATtctaaataaaagcaaattcATTAAAGGCTAgatgacaaaataataattatttagttattattcacataagtttcatttatctCTGTGTTTGttttagtacaaaaatatattatatgaacgtGCAGTAAAACTGTTAAGTAAGGACCTAAACATCAACGACCATCTAAATAATTCCTACCTATTACTTTTAGAGataccttttattattattcgg
This window contains:
- the LOC116769236 gene encoding uncharacterized protein LOC116769236, giving the protein MADRYHGWGMPPPHGYPQGPPGSGANPNAPHMYPYGPGVVFYPVHPAYFYPQYPAPPPDSVHVVDDPVEVVPEMPGETVELPWSTYRWVPACLSQRSIPMGALRVGTDADGDEIYAGRANHEGDLLPAKVIPSKNTCYVSYGGEEILKDQFEVLVPAMFSWQFSSGGNVPPGAVEAGVTADGEKLYFGRVTQDGCTTPGKIQQSHGVCYYPFDGEERNSSEYECLVLF